A region from the Methanofollis liminatans DSM 4140 genome encodes:
- a CDS encoding type II toxin-antitoxin system HicB family antitoxin: protein MKGDDTLILTAVLSREEDMYIAECPEVGTVSQGGTVEEAVANLKEATELYLAGFPMEEGGRPIITTFEVAEHVQLYSAP, encoded by the coding sequence ATGAAGGGAGATGATACCCTGATATTGACGGCCGTGCTCTCCAGGGAAGAGGATATGTACATCGCCGAATGCCCGGAGGTGGGCACCGTCAGCCAGGGCGGGACGGTGGAAGAGGCAGTGGCAAACCTCAAGGAGGCAACAGAGTTGTACCTTGCCGGATTCCCGATGGAAGAAGGGGGGCGGCCCATCATCACGACGTTTGAGGTGGCCGAGCATGTGCAATTATATAGTGCCCCGTAA
- a CDS encoding ATP-binding protein, whose product MSAFLGRERELTHLHERYRSESAEFIVLYGRRRIGKSELIDQFLHTTAGIHLIAREESKNLQLRKFSRDLGAYFQDPFLQKNGFSDWDSFFEYLIQHAGSRIVIAIDEFPYLIKEDPSLPSMLQEYWDTRLKNTRIFLILSGSSISMMESATMEYGSPLFGRRTGQILLQPLRFVHVLDYLGEMKKAVEFYAVFGGTPAYLMAADPDRDIQENIEEKVMREDSFLFRDVEFVLRTELVEPRYYFSILFSLAQGNHSIGLVCNDTGLSKSIVNKYLSILIDLKLVYRRIPVTEGYKSRKGLYFLSDNLFDFWFSFVNPHLDALERGNARLIADHYVRPHFARYVGKHFEDMVMDLFDHFNRRALLPFVFTRIGSWWHRGEEIDIVCLAEDPHHILFCECKWQDDVDAAEIFSELQRKASLVSWHNDRRSEHFCVVARSFSRRGDCACFDLEDLAALVRRAAQG is encoded by the coding sequence ATGAGTGCCTTCCTTGGCCGGGAGCGTGAGCTCACCCATCTCCATGAGCGCTACAGGAGCGAGAGTGCAGAGTTCATCGTGCTCTACGGCAGACGGCGGATCGGGAAAAGCGAACTTATCGATCAATTCCTCCATACCACCGCAGGAATACACCTGATCGCCCGGGAAGAGTCGAAAAATCTGCAGCTCCGAAAATTTTCCAGAGATCTGGGCGCATACTTCCAGGACCCATTCCTTCAAAAGAATGGTTTTTCTGATTGGGACAGTTTTTTTGAGTACCTCATCCAGCACGCCGGCTCCCGTATCGTGATCGCCATCGACGAGTTTCCCTACCTGATCAAGGAGGATCCCTCCCTTCCCTCCATGCTCCAGGAATACTGGGATACACGCCTGAAAAATACCCGGATATTTCTCATCCTCTCCGGGTCGAGCATATCGATGATGGAATCGGCGACGATGGAGTACGGGAGTCCTCTCTTCGGGAGGAGGACCGGGCAGATCCTGCTGCAACCCCTCAGGTTCGTCCATGTCCTCGATTACCTGGGGGAGATGAAGAAGGCAGTCGAGTTTTACGCGGTCTTTGGAGGGACACCGGCATACCTCATGGCCGCCGATCCCGACCGGGATATTCAGGAGAATATCGAGGAGAAGGTGATGAGGGAGGATTCGTTTCTCTTCAGGGATGTGGAGTTCGTCCTCAGGACCGAACTCGTCGAACCGAGGTATTACTTCTCCATCCTCTTCTCCCTTGCGCAGGGGAACCACAGCATCGGCCTCGTCTGCAACGACACCGGCCTTTCGAAGAGCATCGTCAACAAGTACCTCTCGATCCTCATCGACCTGAAGCTGGTGTACCGGCGCATCCCGGTGACCGAGGGCTACAAGAGCAGAAAAGGGCTCTACTTTCTCTCGGACAACCTTTTCGACTTCTGGTTCTCTTTCGTCAACCCCCACCTTGATGCACTTGAGCGCGGCAATGCCCGGCTGATCGCGGACCATTACGTGCGGCCGCACTTTGCCCGGTATGTCGGCAAACATTTTGAGGACATGGTGATGGACCTCTTCGATCACTTCAACCGCCGCGCTCTCCTGCCGTTCGTGTTCACCAGAATCGGGAGCTGGTGGCACCGGGGAGAGGAGATCGATATCGTCTGCCTCGCCGAGGACCCGCATCATATCCTCTTCTGCGAGTGCAAATGGCAGGACGATGTCGATGCCGCAGAGATTTTTTCTGAGTTGCAGCGAAAGGCGTCACTCGTCTCCTGGCACAACGACCGGCGGAGCGAGCACTTCTGCGTCGTTGCACGGTCGTTCTCGCGCAGGGGCGATTGCGCCTGTTTCGATCTCGAGGATCTTGCGGCGCTGGTGCGGAGAGCGGCACAGGGATGA
- a CDS encoding type II toxin-antitoxin system PemK/MazF family toxin, with the protein MERLVKGDVVVVPFPFSDLTTVKRRPALVVATPGGDDIILCQITSQQVRDRYAISISDTDFTEGTLQKASNIRPNRLFSADASLVLYRAGHLNDQAILSVVTRLIEILQAG; encoded by the coding sequence ATGGAGCGACTTGTAAAAGGCGATGTTGTTGTCGTGCCGTTTCCCTTCTCTGATCTTACAACGGTGAAACGGCGTCCGGCCCTCGTCGTTGCCACCCCGGGTGGCGACGACATCATCCTCTGCCAGATCACGAGCCAGCAGGTCAGGGACCGCTATGCCATCAGCATCAGCGATACCGATTTCACCGAGGGCACGCTCCAAAAAGCAAGCAATATCCGGCCAAACCGACTTTTTTCCGCAGATGCCAGTCTTGTCCTGTATCGGGCCGGCCACCTCAATGATCAGGCGATACTATCGGTCGTCACCAGGCTCATCGAGATCCTTCAGGCGGGATAA
- a CDS encoding UPF0175 family protein, translated as MSDVTIMVPHDKRPALRLPPDAIQAALQQELALALYQRCILSSGKACALAGVKRWEWEALPGARRILRHYADEDLDQDIAYAAGGQ; from the coding sequence ATGTCAGACGTCACGATCATGGTGCCTCACGATAAGCGTCCGGCGCTTCGCCTTCCTCCCGATGCCATCCAGGCTGCACTGCAGCAGGAGCTTGCCCTGGCGCTCTACCAGCGCTGCATTCTTTCGTCGGGGAAGGCATGTGCTCTTGCAGGGGTGAAACGGTGGGAATGGGAGGCATTGCCTGGCGCACGGAGGATCCTGCGGCACTATGCCGATGAGGACCTCGATCAGGACATTGCCTATGCCGCGGGCGGTCAGTAA
- a CDS encoding type II toxin-antitoxin system RelE family toxin, with amino-acid sequence MVTVAYDASFKKTIKKIRDRTTKNRVKQQIIRIVNDPAIGKPMRYGRKQTREVYIPPFRLSYCYDQQRDLLVFLDLYHKDEQ; translated from the coding sequence ATGGTAACCGTTGCCTACGATGCGTCCTTCAAGAAAACGATCAAAAAGATCCGTGATCGCACGACGAAGAACCGGGTGAAGCAGCAGATCATCAGGATCGTCAATGATCCGGCGATCGGAAAGCCGATGAGGTACGGCAGAAAGCAGACGAGGGAGGTATATATCCCCCCATTCCGGTTATCATACTGCTATGATCAGCAGAGGGATCTGCTGGTCTTTCTGGATCTCTATCACAAGGATGAGCAGTAA
- a CDS encoding AbrB/MazE/SpoVT family DNA-binding domain-containing protein, giving the protein MDIGITRLSSKGQIVIPASMRKDLVEGTHLLIIREGGRFIVKPLDELEPELKEDIIFAERTEKAFKEFKKGTFTRKSDVDFINDLESW; this is encoded by the coding sequence ATGGACATTGGCATCACCAGACTGAGTTCGAAGGGGCAGATCGTCATTCCGGCATCTATGAGGAAAGATCTTGTCGAGGGGACACACCTGCTCATCATCAGGGAGGGCGGCCGTTTTATCGTAAAACCCCTTGATGAACTGGAGCCGGAGCTAAAAGAAGACATTATCTTCGCAGAGAGAACAGAAAAGGCATTTAAGGAGTTTAAAAAGGGTACATTCACCAGAAAGAGCGATGTCGATTTTATCAACGATCTTGAATCATGGTAA
- a CDS encoding HepT-like ribonuclease domain-containing protein yields the protein MRREEVFLRHIAEEMAFLEEQCGAITFDDLVHDEVLKRSVLRSIEVIGEAAKNLPPPFREAHPEVPWKAMAGMRDRLIHAYFSVDWEIVWDVITHEIPAQKPLIHALLDICDA from the coding sequence GTGAGGCGTGAAGAGGTCTTCCTCCGCCATATTGCAGAGGAGATGGCTTTTCTGGAGGAGCAATGCGGCGCTATCACCTTCGATGACCTCGTCCACGACGAGGTGCTCAAACGATCGGTTCTCCGGAGCATCGAAGTGATCGGCGAGGCGGCAAAGAACCTCCCCCCGCCTTTCAGGGAGGCGCACCCCGAGGTTCCCTGGAAAGCAATGGCAGGGATGAGGGACCGCCTGATCCATGCCTATTTCAGTGTAGACTGGGAAATCGTGTGGGACGTCATCACCCACGAGATCCCGGCACAAAAACCCCTGATCCATGCGTTGCTCGACATCTGCGATGCCTGA
- a CDS encoding nucleotidyltransferase family protein: MTAHLQTDDLRRLQERTAWIREHFGVERIGIFGSVARGENTPASDIDILVEFAIGKATFQNFMALIAYLEDLFGRRVDLVTTGGIDPYLRPTIEGEVIWCEA; the protein is encoded by the coding sequence ATGACCGCTCACCTCCAGACCGATGACCTCAGGCGATTGCAGGAGCGAACGGCCTGGATCAGGGAGCACTTCGGCGTGGAGCGGATCGGGATCTTCGGCTCCGTCGCCCGGGGGGAGAATACCCCGGCGAGCGATATCGACATCCTCGTCGAATTCGCGATTGGGAAGGCGACATTTCAGAACTTCATGGCCCTGATAGCGTACCTGGAAGACCTCTTCGGCCGGAGGGTCGACCTGGTCACCACAGGCGGGATCGATCCCTACCTCCGCCCGACAATCGAAGGCGAGGTGATCTGGTGTGAGGCGTGA
- a CDS encoding UPF0175 family protein, translating to MSDVTIMVPHDKRQALRLPPDAIQAALQQELALALYQRGILSSGKACALAGVKRWEWELLPGARKIPRHYADEDLDQDNRL from the coding sequence ATGTCAGACGTCACGATCATGGTGCCTCACGATAAGCGTCAGGCGCTCCGTCTTCCTCCCGATGCCATCCAGGCTGCACTGCAGCAGGAGCTTGCCCTGGCGCTCTACCAGCGCGGCATTCTTTCGTCAGGGAAGGCATGTGCTCTTGCAGGGGTGAAACGGTGGGAATGGGAGCTATTGCCTGGCGCACGGAAGATCCCGCGGCACTATGCCGACGAGGACCTCGATCAGGACAATCGCTTATAG
- a CDS encoding nucleotidyltransferase family protein — translation MSLYADVLEKRDDILRIAAGHGARTVRLFGSVVRGEETPESDIDLLVEFEPGRNLLDHVALVQDLENLLGRTVDVVTEGGLHWYIRDRIHREAVPL, via the coding sequence ATGAGCCTGTATGCAGATGTGCTCGAAAAACGGGATGATATCCTGCGGATCGCAGCAGGTCACGGCGCCCGTACAGTCCGGCTCTTCGGCTCCGTCGTCAGGGGCGAGGAGACCCCGGAGAGCGATATCGATCTCCTCGTCGAATTTGAACCGGGACGAAATCTCCTCGACCATGTCGCTCTCGTCCAGGACCTGGAGAACCTGCTCGGCCGCACGGTCGATGTGGTGACCGAGGGGGGGCTGCACTGGTATATCAGGGACCGCATCCACCGGGAGGCCGTCCCCCTGTGA
- a CDS encoding ATP-binding protein: protein MQRRKVRSLARGFPAVSAIGPRQSGKTTLVRSVFPDLPDVLLEDPDTRAFAEEDPRSFLTQYEKSGAVFDEVQRVPEIFSYLQGVLDRHQRPGQFILTGSRNFLMMERVSRSLAGRVGIIKLLPLSMRELARAGIEAGRYEDLLYAGLFPRPYASAIHPADFYSSYIQTYLERDLRLLKQVQNLSTFQAFMKMCAHRSGQVVNYSSLANDCGITHNTAKEWLSLLETSSLIVLIRPHHKNFNKRLVKMPKLYFTDPGLAAHLAGIQHADDLCYHPLKGGLFESLIITEFLKFRFNRGKESNLFFWRDKLGHEIDCVIEYGGLDLVPVEIKSGRTASSDFFKEIAYWNGLSGNTPDRSFVVYGGDQSQRRIGGQLVGYRDLEPIFSYLE, encoded by the coding sequence ATGCAGAGGAGGAAGGTCCGATCGCTCGCCCGGGGATTTCCAGCAGTATCGGCGATCGGCCCCCGCCAGTCAGGAAAGACGACCCTCGTCCGATCGGTCTTCCCGGATCTGCCTGATGTATTACTGGAAGATCCTGACACCCGCGCCTTTGCAGAGGAGGATCCACGCAGTTTTCTTACGCAGTACGAGAAGAGCGGGGCAGTCTTTGATGAGGTGCAGCGGGTCCCTGAGATATTTTCGTATCTCCAGGGCGTTCTGGACAGGCATCAGAGGCCGGGGCAGTTCATTCTCACCGGGTCCCGGAACTTCCTGATGATGGAGCGGGTATCCCGGTCGCTTGCCGGCCGGGTCGGGATCATCAAACTGCTCCCCCTCTCGATGAGGGAACTTGCCCGGGCCGGGATTGAGGCCGGACGGTACGAGGACCTCCTCTATGCCGGTCTCTTCCCCCGCCCGTACGCCAGCGCCATTCACCCGGCAGATTTTTATTCGTCATATATTCAGACGTACCTTGAGCGTGATCTCCGTCTTCTCAAGCAGGTGCAGAACCTCTCGACATTCCAGGCATTTATGAAGATGTGCGCCCACCGGTCAGGCCAGGTGGTCAACTACTCGTCCCTTGCCAATGACTGCGGCATCACCCATAACACGGCGAAAGAGTGGTTGTCCCTTCTTGAGACATCGTCGTTGATCGTCCTGATCAGGCCCCACCACAAAAACTTCAACAAGCGGCTGGTGAAGATGCCAAAACTCTACTTCACCGACCCGGGTCTTGCCGCACACCTGGCCGGGATACAGCATGCCGACGATCTCTGTTATCATCCTCTCAAAGGAGGGCTCTTTGAATCGCTCATTATAACAGAGTTCCTGAAGTTTAGATTCAACCGGGGCAAAGAGTCCAATCTCTTCTTCTGGCGGGATAAACTCGGGCACGAGATCGACTGCGTCATCGAATATGGAGGACTGGACCTTGTCCCGGTCGAGATCAAATCGGGCAGGACGGCAAGTTCCGACTTCTTCAAAGAGATCGCGTACTGGAATGGGCTCTCCGGCAACACGCCCGATCGATCGTTCGTGGTCTATGGGGGCGATCAGTCCCAGCGTCGGATCGGGGGGCAGCTGGTCGGCTACCGGGACCTGGAACCGATCTTTTCGTATCTGGAGTGA
- a CDS encoding M48 family metallopeptidase, with amino-acid sequence MADRYRVEYRAGIRRIEVLSGDGEIVVQAPRGTPEEQIRAAVGEHNHPAGLFRIGWRLIPYSVEFRPRCRTVTVGVGDGALVVRAPPGTNRHEIDAALRTHEARILRALAPRRGEESAALLVGGMTIPYVIAYRSRAVNLTLRVLPDNTVRVTAPPGISTDRVRSFVESHAAYIHQRIAAPERTPALPVEYADGGVLLLSGKTVTIRAEERSGPSLEGDLLLVPDDRPVEKTVSAYLRAATLARANRSLPQYAGAFGVAVPPVEVRFMKTFWGRCHPDPKIVFNERCAMLPPDLIDYVVAHELCHILHPHHQRPFYDALRAVMPDADARKERLKNYHPCWAKGT; translated from the coding sequence ATGGCAGACCGGTACCGTGTCGAATACCGCGCCGGGATCCGGCGGATAGAGGTCCTCAGCGGGGACGGCGAGATCGTCGTCCAGGCGCCCCGCGGCACGCCTGAAGAGCAGATCCGCGCTGCCGTGGGAGAGCACAACCACCCTGCCGGCCTCTTCAGGATCGGCTGGCGCCTCATCCCTTATTCCGTGGAATTTCGCCCCCGCTGCCGGACCGTGACCGTCGGGGTCGGGGACGGCGCACTCGTGGTGCGGGCGCCGCCGGGAACGAACCGGCACGAGATCGACGCCGCCCTCCGCACCCATGAAGCGAGAATCCTGCGGGCGCTGGCACCCCGGCGGGGCGAAGAATCTGCCGCCCTTCTCGTCGGTGGAATGACAATCCCGTACGTGATCGCCTACCGGTCGCGGGCGGTCAACCTCACCCTCAGGGTCCTGCCCGACAACACGGTCCGCGTCACCGCCCCCCCGGGCATATCGACAGACCGCGTTCGCTCATTCGTCGAATCGCACGCCGCGTACATCCATCAGCGTATCGCCGCCCCGGAAAGAACACCGGCGCTGCCGGTCGAGTACGCCGATGGGGGCGTGCTCCTCCTCTCCGGAAAAACGGTGACGATCAGGGCAGAGGAAAGGAGTGGGCCCTCCCTCGAGGGAGACCTCCTCCTCGTCCCTGACGACCGCCCGGTCGAAAAAACGGTATCCGCATATCTCCGGGCGGCCACACTCGCCCGGGCGAACCGCTCCCTCCCGCAGTATGCCGGCGCATTCGGCGTCGCTGTTCCCCCCGTGGAGGTCCGCTTCATGAAGACCTTCTGGGGCCGCTGCCACCCGGACCCGAAGATCGTCTTCAACGAGCGCTGTGCGATGCTCCCCCCCGACCTCATCGACTACGTCGTCGCCCACGAACTCTGCCACATCCTCCACCCCCACCACCAGCGGCCCTTCTACGACGCCCTCAGGGCGGTCATGCCCGACGCCGACGCACGAAAGGAGCGGTTGAAAAACTATCACCCGTGCTGGGCGAAGGGCACCTGA
- the ruvC gene encoding crossover junction endodeoxyribonuclease RuvC yields MIVIGIDPGLARVGYGVLRKGERFPAPLAFGCIETGGDRSPPERLLEIHERVSALLDEYDPAWVVLEKLFFSRNVTSAMHVSEARGVILLAAEQHGVGIAEYTPNQIKQAVTGSGRADKHQVQEMMRRLLRLDEIPRPDDAADGLAIALCHINMVR; encoded by the coding sequence ATGATCGTCATCGGCATCGATCCCGGGCTGGCAAGAGTCGGCTACGGCGTCCTCAGAAAAGGCGAGCGGTTTCCGGCGCCGCTGGCCTTCGGCTGCATCGAGACCGGCGGGGACCGGAGCCCCCCGGAGCGGCTGCTCGAGATCCACGAGCGGGTCTCGGCCCTCCTCGACGAATACGACCCCGCATGGGTCGTCCTGGAAAAGTTGTTCTTCTCCAGGAACGTCACCTCGGCGATGCATGTCAGCGAGGCCAGGGGCGTCATCCTCCTCGCCGCCGAGCAGCACGGGGTCGGGATCGCCGAGTACACCCCGAACCAGATCAAACAGGCCGTCACCGGATCCGGGCGTGCCGACAAACACCAGGTGCAGGAGATGATGCGGCGGCTCCTCCGCCTGGACGAGATCCCCCGTCCGGACGACGCCGCCGACGGCCTCGCCATCGCCCTCTGCCACATCAATATGGTACGATAA
- the ruvA gene encoding Holliday junction branch migration protein RuvA has product MIAHLSGELASTGDRWVVIDIGGVGYLVQVTRPTLESLRQTEGRVMVHTHMVVRDDDLQVYGFLHPGERDLFTILIGVTGIGPQTAMNILSGLSFEEFAIAVIDEDERALTRIPGIGQKGAKRLILELKEKMKKRADTLAVSRRPAAASDAASALISLGFSPQEAEAAVDAVLPGLADPTVQALIRAALARLRERRSP; this is encoded by the coding sequence ATGATCGCTCATCTCTCTGGAGAACTGGCATCCACCGGCGACCGGTGGGTGGTGATCGATATCGGCGGCGTCGGCTACCTGGTGCAGGTGACCAGGCCGACGCTGGAGAGCCTCAGGCAGACCGAGGGCCGCGTCATGGTGCACACCCATATGGTGGTCCGCGACGACGACCTCCAGGTCTATGGCTTTCTCCACCCGGGCGAGCGCGACCTCTTCACGATCCTGATCGGCGTCACCGGGATCGGCCCCCAGACCGCCATGAACATCCTCTCCGGCCTCTCCTTCGAGGAATTTGCGATCGCCGTCATCGACGAGGACGAGCGGGCGCTCACCCGGATCCCCGGGATCGGGCAGAAGGGTGCAAAACGCCTGATCCTGGAGCTCAAGGAGAAGATGAAGAAGCGCGCCGATACCCTGGCCGTCAGCAGGCGCCCGGCCGCGGCTTCCGACGCCGCGAGCGCCCTCATCTCCCTCGGGTTCTCGCCGCAGGAGGCAGAGGCGGCAGTCGACGCCGTCCTCCCCGGCCTCGCCGACCCGACGGTGCAGGCGCTGATCAGGGCCGCGCTTGCCCGTCTCAGGGAGCGTCGATCCCCATGA
- the ruvB gene encoding Holliday junction branch migration DNA helicase RuvB has product MNERIPSPAVLQDEPDDAAIRPARFDEFVGQPQVKETLAIAIAAAKKRGESLDHILFSGPPGLGKTTLAQIIAREMGVGIRSTSGPVLERPGDLAAQLTALSRGDILFIDEIHRLNPVVEEILYPAMEDSCIDVMIGEGPGARSVQLPLEPFTLVGATTKVGLLGSPLRDRFGFIFRLNLYEAADLVRIVERSAAIMQTPITPEGADEIARRSRGTPRIANRLLRRVRDFALVRGDGRIDGATADAALTMLGIDRLGLDDLDRRILSVIAEDFGGGPVGVRTIAISVGEEVRTVEEVYEPYLIQIGFIKRTPQGRETTAAARRHLDAA; this is encoded by the coding sequence ATGAACGAACGCATCCCCTCGCCTGCCGTCCTTCAGGACGAGCCCGACGACGCCGCCATCAGGCCGGCGCGCTTCGACGAGTTCGTGGGCCAGCCGCAGGTAAAAGAGACTCTCGCCATCGCCATCGCCGCCGCGAAAAAGCGCGGCGAGTCCCTCGACCACATCCTCTTCTCCGGGCCTCCGGGCCTGGGCAAGACGACCCTCGCCCAGATCATCGCACGGGAGATGGGGGTCGGGATCAGGAGCACCTCAGGGCCGGTGCTCGAGCGGCCCGGCGACCTGGCCGCCCAGCTCACCGCCCTCTCCCGCGGCGACATCCTCTTCATCGACGAGATCCACCGGTTAAACCCGGTGGTCGAGGAGATCCTCTACCCGGCGATGGAGGACTCCTGCATCGATGTGATGATCGGCGAGGGGCCGGGCGCCCGCTCGGTCCAGCTCCCCCTCGAGCCCTTCACCCTGGTCGGGGCGACGACGAAGGTCGGGCTGCTCGGCTCTCCCCTCCGCGATAGGTTCGGCTTCATCTTCCGCCTCAACCTCTACGAGGCCGCCGACCTGGTCAGGATCGTGGAGCGGAGCGCCGCGATCATGCAGACCCCGATCACCCCCGAAGGGGCGGACGAGATCGCACGGCGGAGCCGGGGCACGCCCAGGATCGCCAACCGTCTCCTCAGGCGGGTGCGGGACTTCGCCCTCGTCCGGGGCGACGGCCGCATCGACGGGGCGACCGCCGACGCCGCCCTCACCATGCTCGGCATCGACCGCCTGGGCCTCGACGACCTCGACCGCCGGATCCTCTCGGTGATCGCAGAGGACTTCGGCGGCGGGCCGGTCGGGGTCAGGACGATCGCCATCTCGGTCGGGGAGGAGGTTCGGACCGTCGAAGAGGTCTACGAGCCCTACCTGATCCAGATCGGGTTTATCAAGCGCACGCCCCAGGGCCGGGAGACGACCGCCGCCGCCCGGCGGCACCTCGATGCCGCCTGA
- a CDS encoding SDR family oxidoreductase, whose protein sequence is MKYIITGGAGFIGSNLTEELADAHDLIVLDNLSTGHIENIEPLLNEGRISFVQGSVTDLPLLQRVFAGADGVFHQAALPSVQRSVENPMATHEANVTGTLNVLIAARDCGVRKVVMASSSSVYGNTPVLPKREDMVPAPLSPYAVSKLADEHYCRVFSDLYGLSTVCLRYFNVFGPRQDPNSQYAAVIPHFLAWILNRQPPVIDGDGEQTRDFTYVKNVVQANIKSMQSDAQGAFNIACGERTSINALARTIMDLTGTDIEPIHRERRAGDVRDSLADITRAREAFGYDPVYSLEEGLEETIRWFSATLLR, encoded by the coding sequence CTGAAGTATATCATTACAGGAGGAGCAGGGTTTATCGGCTCGAACCTCACCGAAGAACTTGCAGATGCGCACGACCTGATCGTGCTCGACAACCTTTCGACCGGGCACATCGAGAACATCGAGCCGCTCCTCAATGAGGGACGGATATCGTTCGTTCAGGGGAGCGTGACCGATCTCCCCCTCCTCCAGAGGGTCTTTGCAGGGGCGGACGGCGTCTTCCATCAGGCCGCACTCCCGAGTGTCCAGCGCTCGGTGGAGAACCCGATGGCGACGCACGAGGCGAACGTCACCGGCACCCTGAATGTCCTGATCGCCGCCAGGGACTGCGGGGTGCGAAAGGTCGTGATGGCCTCTTCCTCGTCGGTCTACGGGAACACGCCGGTCCTCCCGAAGCGCGAGGATATGGTCCCGGCCCCGCTCTCCCCGTACGCCGTCTCGAAACTCGCAGACGAGCACTACTGCCGGGTTTTTTCCGACCTCTACGGGCTTTCGACCGTCTGCCTCCGGTATTTCAACGTCTTTGGCCCGCGGCAGGACCCGAACTCGCAGTACGCGGCGGTGATCCCGCACTTTCTGGCGTGGATCCTGAACCGTCAGCCGCCGGTGATCGACGGCGACGGCGAACAGACGCGGGACTTCACCTACGTGAAAAACGTGGTGCAGGCGAACATAAAATCGATGCAGAGCGATGCGCAGGGAGCGTTCAACATCGCCTGCGGGGAGCGCACAAGCATCAACGCCCTCGCCCGGACGATCATGGACCTGACCGGGACTGATATCGAACCAATCCACCGGGAACGGCGGGCCGGGGACGTGCGGGACTCGCTCGCCGACATCACCCGGGCACGCGAGGCGTTCGGCTACGATCCCGTCTACTCCCTGGAGGAGGGGCTGGAGGAGACGATCCGGTGGTTTTCGGCCACATTACTTCGCTAA